ACAACCGAACTCACTCAGGAACTGCCAATGGGTCAGTACACACTTCCGAAAGCGGGTTTCGCGATGAGCCGATCGGTCGAGTCGACGCGAGTGGAAGACATCCCGGCCACGAACGCCCACGACGGCAGCCTCTGCCGCGCCCTGCGACTGATGCGGGAGCTGTCGCTGCGTCCCGCAGGAGTGGGGGTGTCCGAACTCTCCCGCAGGCTCGACATTCCCAAACCCAGCGTTTACCGCATGTTGCGCACGATGCGGCGACTGCGCTTCGTCCGTGAGGTCGAGCACGTCTACTTTCCCGGTGAGGAGTTGCGAAGTCTCGCACGCGCTCTCACCGCCCGGGCGGACTCGCGGGTGCTGCGCGAGGTCCTGACCCCCGTCATGGTCGATCTCCACCGCGAGGCGGGACTACCGGTGAAGCTGACGGTGCTGCGCGGCCACGACGTCGTCGTGCTGCAGGCGGTACACGGGGTCCGCGCCGGGGAACGGCCGGAGGTGGGACGGCGGATGCCCGCCCACAGCGGCGCGGGAGGCAGGGTGCTGCTCGCATTCGCGGCCGGAGAGGGGCACCAGGTGGAGCACGCGGTTTCGGGAGGACACCTCGACACCGCCCCGCCCGACCGGTTCGACGAGATCCGCCGGTCGGGGGTCTCGGTGGAACGACCCCGGCCGGGTTGGACGGAACTCGCCGCTCCCGTGTTCGACCACCTCAGGCGGCCGGTAGCCGCACTGGTCGTCAGCGGCCCCACCAGGGCGGTGAACGTGTCGGACGCCACGATGGCGCTCAGGCGGGCGGCGTTCGAGGCGGCGAGGCTGCTGCCCGCCGGATCCGAACTCCCCGGCTGACCTCTTCGATGGCTCTTGACCATCCGCTGTGGACCGCTCTCCTGGTGGGACGCCGTGTCGGCGGCCGGTTCCGCGGGTCGAAGCGCCCACCCGCCCCGGCCCGCTCAGGAGCACCCGGCGACCTCGCGCAGGATCTCCCGCAGCACGGCGGTGTCGCGCCCCGACCTGCCGACTCCGAGTCCGTCGAGCGGAGCCTCGTCACGCATGGCGCGAAACGTGCCGGGGAACACCGCACCGCCGTAGAGCAGCCTGGTGGCTCCGCTGCGATCGGCCGAGAGTCGTCGGAGTTCGTGCAGCACGGTGCCCACGTGTGCCGGGTCGGCCCCGCTGTCCGCTCCGATGGCCCAGCGCGGTTCGTAGAGGAACGCCACAGGGGCTTCCGAGGGCACGGCCCGCAGCACCGCGGCGGCCTGCTCGCGGCTCCTCGCCGCGGCCGAGCTCGGAGTGGTTCGCTCGTCCTCGCCAATGCACGCGATCGGGACGATTCCGGCGGCGGTGGCCGCCGACGCCCTGCGTGCCGTCGAGTGGTCGTCCTCGCCGAAGAGCGCGCGTCGTTCGGAGTGCCCGACCATGCAGTAGCGGCACCCGGCCTCGGCCAGCATGCTCGCGGGGACCTCGCCGGTGTAGGCTCCCGATTCCGGCCAGAGGTTCTGTGCGCCGCAGGACGCCCCGAGCTTCGTCGCCGTGCTTCCCAGCAGTGGGAACGGCACCAGCATCGACAGCAGGTGGCGCAGCTCCGGTTCCACGTCCCGTCGGATGCTGTCGATCCATCGCTCGGTCCGCTCCAACCCCAGGTGGGCCTTCGCGCTGACGCAGACGAGCCTCGGAGGGGGAGGGGCGTCCGCCGGTTCGGTGGTTCGGGCGTGTCGCTCGGTGGTGAGGTGTTCGGTTCGCGGCACTGTCGTCTCCTTGTGCGAATTGTCCGGTGGTTCGTGGGCTGAATCGCGATCAGTGGTCGGGTGGGGGCTCGGTCACCGGGGACGTGCTCGCCGGTGGGCCAACCGGCACCGGCCGGGGAACCGGCAGGGTCCGCGCCCCGGCGGTCGCGAGTGGTCGGCGCTGCGTCGTTGTCGGGGCTCCCTTACGCCTCGGTCGGGTGTCGTCGTCCGGAGCCGTCATTCGAGATTGGCGTGCCGACGTGCGGCTGACTCGCTGTCGACGTCCAGTTCGCCCGCGAGTGCGTTCGTCACGCAGTCGAACAGCAGGAAGGCGGTCTCCTCGAAGGCGGAGCCGGCGAACAGCGCCCCCTCGTCGGTGCTCCGAGCCGCGTCCTGTTCGACGGGAATCAGGTGGTCGGCGAGTTCGCCCAGCCGCGAGGTGCCGTCGCCGGTGACGGCCACGACGGTGGCGCCGACGTCGACCGCCTTCTCCGTGAGCAGCACGACGGTGCCGGTGTTGCCGGAGCGGCTGCAGCAGACGAGCACGTCGCCCGCCTCGATCGCTGGTGCGGTGCTGGACCCCACCACGTGACAGGTGACGCCGAGCTGGCTCAGGCGCATCCCGAAGGCTTCCGCCACCAGGCGGGAGCGTCCCGCGCCGAGCACGAACACCCGCTTCGCCCCCGCGAGGATCTCCACGATCCCGGCCACCGGTCGCGCGTCGATTTCCGAGATTTTCGTGAGCACTTCCTCGCCGCTCCGCCGCAGCAGTTCCGGAAGTCGCGCGAGCCCCCGCTCCGTCATGAGCTCTCCCCGGGGAACCGTCCGGCCAGCGCTTGCCGGATCCGCTCGACGGCGTCACGCGGTTCGGGCGAGCCGAGCACGTAACCACCGACGACCACGATGGACGGAGTCCCCGCCCGCAGCTCCCTCACCGACTCAGGGGTGATTCCGCCGGAGAGCTGGACGTCGCGGATTCCCATCGCTTCGCACACCGCCAGCTGTGTCGACAGGTCCTCGTTGTCCGCCCGTTCGTCCAGCCCGTTGTGTATTCCGACGTAGTCCGCACCGAGTTCCGACAGTCTGCGCAGCCGTCGACGGGTCGCCCTGGTTCCCACCAGGTCGCACACGACCTTCCCGCGGTACTGGTGGGCTCTGGCGACGGCACGGCTGATGGTCGTGTCCGCCGCCGTGGCGCAGACCGTGGTCATGTCGGCTCCCGCTTCGAGGACCAGCCGTGTCTCGTAGTCGGCGTCATCCATGGTCTTCGCGTCGGCCAGCACCAACGTTTCCGGCACCGTTCGTCGAAAACGCTCGATCACCCCGACGCCTTCGGTTTTCAGCATCGAGGTGCCGACTTCGGCGATGTCGATCACCGGGGCGATCTCGGCGAGAATCCGGGTCGCCTCCGAGGCGTCCACGAAGTCGAACGCGACCTGGAGCAACGGCTTCGTCCGGGGGAGCGTGCCCTCGGAGGCGGGTGGGTTCTCGGATCGGTTCTGGGTGAACAATGCCGCTCCTGTGGGGATGGTTTTCCGCCGGTTGGACGATGCTTCTTTCGCAAGCTAGGAACCGGGGTGGGCCGGGTCGAGTCGGTGTTTCGTGCGGCGGAACGTTCGGGTGCGGCTTCTCGGGGGAGTCGGCGAGGGCCGGGGTGTCTTCGGGTTCCGTTCGTGCCGATGTGTCGGCGAAGACATACTGGATTTGCTCATGTGGGGGTGTTAAAGATCCCTTTGGTCAACATGTAGTGTGTCACTGTCGACGGTTCACCGGCTTCCCGACAGTCGGTGTGCCAACAGGGAACCCGGTGGGAGTCCGGGACTGCCCCGCAGCGGTGAACGGGAACGAACGCCGTGCCACCCACTCGGGTGGTACCAGCACTGGACGCCGAGGTGTCCGGGAAGCGACGGTTATCAGGACCGGTGGCCGAGCCGCCGGAAGCCCGTGAGTCCGAAGACCTGCCGTCGATGCGCGCACGACCGTGCGCGCCGTCCGCGACCTCGCGGGAGGGTCCGCGCGAACCTGGCCGGACGCGCGTCGGAGTCCGACGCCGCGTCCCGTGGCCCTCGTGTGTTCCCGCCCGGTCCGGGCAACGGTTCGAACTCGCGAGGAGAGTGCACAGTGGCCCAAGCGTCCACCGACGTCGTGTCCGACACCCCCGACGTTCGCGTGAGCGGGCCAGACGGGGAACTCGAACGGCTGAACTGGGACAGGGTGTCCACGGTGGTGGAACAGGCCTGTGCCGGACTACCGGACGTATCGCCCGGGAGCGTGCTGCGGGAGGTGCGTCGCGACCTCTACGACGGCATCTCCCCCGACGAGCTGGCCACCGCGCTGATCATGGCGGCACGCACGCTCGTCGAAGCCGAACCGAACTACTCCTCGGTGGCGGCGCGCCTGCTGCTGGACGACCTCCGACGTGAGGCGCTCAGCCTGCTGGCGGGAGGACGGCGCGAGGCCGACCAGGAGCAGATGCGGCACCGCTACCCGGAGTACTTCGCCCGCTACGTGCGGCACGGCGTCGAGATCGGCCAGCTCGACCCGAGGCTCGGGGAGTTCGACCTGACGGAACTCGGTGCCGCCCTGCGCCCGGAGCGGGACACGCTGTTCGACTTCCTCGGCCTGCGTACGCTCTACGATCGCTACCTGCTGCACGACGGGGGAGCGCGTTACGAGCTGCCGCAGGCGTTCTTCATGCGGGTCGCCATGGGGTTGGCGCTGCACGAGGACGCCCGGGATCGGCGTGCCGTGGAGTTCTACGAGCTGCTGTCGGGCATGGACTTCATGTGCTCCACCCCGACCCTGTTCAACGCGGGGACCACCCGGCCCCAGCTGTCCTCCTGTTTTCTGACCACAGTCGATGACGATCTGCACGGTATCTTCCACGCGATCGGCAACAACGCGAAGCTGTCCAAGTACGCCGGGGGACTCGGCAACGACTGGACACCGGTGCGCGGTATCGGAGCCCACATCAACGGCACCAACGGGCAGTCCCAGGGGGTGGTGCCCTTCCTCAAGATCGCCAATGACACGGCGGTGGCGGTCAATCAGGGCGGTAAGCGAAAGGGCGCGGTGTGCGCCTACCTGGAAACCTGGCACATCGACATCGAGGAGTTCCTCGACCTGCGCAAGAACACCGGGGACGACCGCAGGCGCACTCACGACATGAACACCGCGAACTGGGTCCCCGACGAGTTCCTGCGCCGCGTCGAGGCCGACGAGAGCTGGACGCTGTTCTCCCCGGACGAGGTCGGTGACCTGCACGAGCTCTACGGCGCTGAGTTCGCCGAGCGCTACCGCGAGTACGAGCGCGCCGCCGAGCGCGGTGAGGTGAAGGTCCACCGCAGGGTGGCAGCGGTGGACCTGTGGCGCCGGATGCTGACCATGCTGTTCGAGACCGGGCACCCGTGGATCACGTTCAAGGACCCCTGCAACCTGCGTTCGCCGCAGCAGCACGCCGGTGTGGTGCACTCCTCCAACCTGTGCACCGAGATCACGCTCAACACCGACCGCGACGAGGTCGCGGTGTGCAACCTGGGCTCGATCAACCTCGCCAAGCACGTCACCGCGGACGGCATCGACCACGGGCGGCTGGAGCGCACCACGCGGACCGCCGTGCGGATGCTCGACAACGTCATCGACATCAACTTCTACACCATCCCGGAGGCCCGCGACTCCAACCTGCGGCACCGGCCCGTCGGACTGGGGATCATGGGGCTGACCGACGCGTTGTTCCGGCGCCGGATCCCCATGGCCTCGCAGCGGGCGGTGGAGTTCGCCGACCGGGGCATGGAGGAGATCAGCTACCACGCGATCTCGGCCTCGGTGGAGCTGGCCGCCGAACGCGGTCGTTACGACTCCTTCGAGGGGTCGCTGTGGAGCCGGGGTGTCCTGCCGCTGGACTCGCTGGAGCTGTTGCGCCGCGAACGCGGTGGTGACGTCGAACTGTCGACCTCGTCTACTTTGGATTGGGATTCGCTGCGCGAGCGGGTGCGGCGGGTGGGAATGCGCAACTCCAACGTGATGGCGATCGCTCCCACCGCCACGATCTCCAACATCTGCGGCGTCGGTCAGTCCATCGAGCCGCTGTACCGCAACCTCTACGTCAAGTCGAACATGTCCGGCGACTTCACGGTGATCAACCCGCACCTGGTAGCCGACCTCAAGCGGGCCGGACTGTGGGACCGGCGCATGGTCGACGAGCTGAAGTACTTCGACGGAGCCCTGGGGCCGATCGAGCGCATCCCGCAAGAACTCAAGGAGCTCTACGCCACGGCCTTCGAGATCGACTCCGACTGGCTCATCGAGGCCGCGGCGCGCAGGCAGAAGTGGATCGACCAGGCCCAGTCGTTGAACCTGTACCTCGCGCGGCCGAGCGGGCGCGAACTCGACCGCCAGTACCGCAGCGCCTGGCGCAAGGGGCTCAAGACCACCTACTACCTGCGCTCCAGCAGTGCTTCGGACGTCGAGAAGAGCACGCTGCGCGGCACCGACGGCAAGCTCAACGCCGTCTCGCCCACCGCGGTCCCCGCCGGGCGGGCGACCGACGGCGCGGCCTGCGCGGCCGAGGACCCGGAGTGCGAAGTCTGCCAGTGACCGGCCAGGCAGCACACGGGAGAGCTCGTCTTCCGGCTGGCTTCGGAAGGTGGCTCGGCGGGAGAGCCGCGCACCGCCGCGAACCGGAGCGGTTCGCGAAAATCACTCACAGGAGGACATGAGACCAGTATGACCCCGTTGAACGTGCCGGATGCCGCCGTCAACCCCGACACCAGCGGACTCGGTGAGATCGACCGTTCCGGCGCCCGCGTCGACGCCGCGGACAAAGCGATGATCAACTCGCGTGCCGACGTCAACCAGCTGCTGCCGCTGAAGTACGGCTGGGCCTGGGACAAGTACCTGGCCGGGTGCAACAACCACTGGATGCCCACCGAGGTCTCCATGCAGGCCGACATCGCGCTCTGGAAGTCCCCGGACGGGCTCACCGACGACGAGCGGTTGATGCTCAAGCGCAACCTCGGTTTCTTCGCCACGGCCGAGTCCCTGGTGGCCAACAACGTGGTGCTGGCGGTGTACCGGCACATCACCAATCCGGAGTGCAGGCAGTACCTGCTCCGCCAGGCCTTCGAGGAGGCGGTGCACACCCACACCTTCCAGTACGTCTGCGAGAGCCTGGGACTCGACGAGGGCGAGCTGTTCAACATGTACCGCGAGGTACCGTCCATAGCGGACAAGGACTCGTGGGCGCTGGGCTACACCAGGAACCTGGAGAACCCCGACTTCGCCACCGGAACACCGGAGGCCGACCAGGCCTTCCTGCGCGATCTCGTGGCGTTCTACGTGATCTTCGAGGGGATGTGGTTCTACACCGGCTTCGCGCAGATCCTCTCGCTGGGACGCCGGAACAAGATGGTCGGCATCGCCGAGCAGTACCAGTACATCCTGCGGGACGAGTCGATTCACCTCAACTTCGGAATCGACTGCATCAACCAGATCAAGCTCGAGAACCCCTGGCTGTGGACCACGGAGTTCCAGGAGGAGGTGCGGACGATGCTGACCGAGGCCTGCGAGCTGGAGGTTGCCTACGGCCGCGAGACCATGCCCCGGGGGATGCTCGGCCTCAACGTCGAACTGTGCGCCGAGTACATGCACTTCATCACCAACCGCCGTTGCGCCCAGCTCGGCCTCGAACCGGTTTTCGCCGAGACGGAGAACCCGTTCCCCTGGATGTCGGAGGCGGTGGACCTGAAGAAGGAGAAGAACTTCTTCGAGACCCGGGTGACCGAGTACCAGTCCGGAGCGGCGCTGGAGTGGGACTGAGCGGAACGGACCCGGTAGGCCCCGCGGGGCTCGGACCGCCGGACCGAGGGGCGCCGGCGGTCCGCGAGGCGGTTCGCGCTCAGCAGTCGTCGAGCATGCCCGACAGGGCGTTCTTCTCGGCCGAGTCGACGCTGAGTCCCCAAACGTGTTTCACGTTGATCCAGCCGCGCGCGTACACGCAGTGGTAGCCGGTGTTCGAGGGCTGCCAGGCGGCCGGGTCGTCGTCGCTCTTGGCCATGTTGGAAGTGCCGGAGACCGCGATCAGCTGCTGGGTGCTCAGGTCGTTGGCGAAGTCCTCGCGTTTCGCGTCGCTCCACCCGGCGGTGCCGGAGCGCCAGGACTCGGCGAGCGGGACCACGTGGTCGATGTGCACCTCGCTGGGATCGCTCACCCACCGCTGGTCGTAGACGCTGTACCAGCTCCCGGAGTCCGGATAGCAGTCCGGGCCGACGGAGACCCCGCTGCCGTCGCGTTTCAGCACGGTCTCCCTGGTGTCGCAGGTGCCCGTCCGGTTCGACCAGTGGGGGAACCTGTCCCGGTCGTAGCCGCTCATGGAGCCCTCGGCGCGCACCGCGAGCTCGGACAGCTGCTGTCGTGCGGTCGCCGCGCCGGGTGGGTCGGGCGGGTAGGCGGCGGCGGTCCCCGCCGAGGCGAGAACCAGGGTCACGGTGGACAACGTGGTGGTCAAAGCGATCGCGAGACGTCGCACGGCCGTTCTCCTCACGTGCTGGGGTGAGACGACCTCCGCAGCGTGACAAGCGAGGGCCAACACCGGTCGATATCGCGGTGAAGAGCCGATGATTTCGGGGCACCGTCCGTGGTGAACCCGACAGCCGGGACCCCGGCTGTCGGAAGCCCTTCGGTGAAACGTGCTCTCACCGGCTGCCGACTGGCGCGACCGCGCCGGCGAAACAGCGCTCGCCGGACCCCTCGGACATCCGCCGCCCCAGGTCCGGGGCAGCACCGCGAAGCCGCTGAACCCGGTGAACCCCACTCGTCCCTTCAGTGCTCGGCGCGGCTGTGGAGCTTCCGGAGGGAACCGACTGTGCCCTCCGGAAACCCGGGTCAGCCCGCTCGCCTCCGGCCGCGCCGCAGTCGCAGCACCGCCGAGAGGACCACCGCCACCAGCAGGACCGAGTAGATCCCCACCGCGAAGGGACTGGCCAGCAGCACGCCCACGTCCCCCTGACTCATCGCCATGGCCCGACGCAGCGAGGTCTCCGCGAGCGGCCCCAGGATCACGCCGATCAGCACCGGTGCGACCGGGAAGCCGTAGCGGCGCAGTAGGAAGCCGAGCGCTCCCACCACGTAGAGCAGCAGCACGTCGAACAGTGCCGACCTCGCGGTGTACACCCCGATGGTGGCGAACACGACGATCCCGGCGTAGAGGTAGTTGCGCGGTATCCGCAGCAGCTTCGCCCACACCGGTGCGAACGGCAGGTTCAGCACCAGCAGCATGACGCTGCCGATGAACAGGCTCGCCAGCAGTGCCCAGACCAGGTCGGACTCCTGGGTGAACAGCAGCGGTCCCGGACGCATCCCGTACTGCTGGAACGCGCCGAGCATGATCGCCGCGGTGGCCGAGGTGGGCAGTCCCAGCCCCAGCAGCGGCACCAGCGAGGTGGCCGTGGTCGCGTTGTTGGCCGCCTCCGGACCTGCCACGCCCTCTATGGCGCCCCGTCCGAACTCGTCGTCCCCACGACGTCCGGCCAGGGCCTTCTCGGTCCCGTAGGACAGGAACGTCGGGATCTCCGCGCCGCCCGCGGGGATCACGCCGAAGGGCACGCCCAGTGCGGTACCCCGCAGCCACGGCCGCCAGGACCGGCTCAAGTCGTTCCCGCTCAACCAGGGCCTGCCGGAGGCGACCGTCTCGGTGGCGGGGTTGCGCCGCGCCCGCGAGGCCACGTACAGCACCTCGCCGATCGCCAGCAGCCCCACCGTCACCACGACGATGCTGATCCCGTCCAGCAGCTGCGGGCTTCCCAGCGTGAAGCGCACCGCCCCGCTCTGCTCGTCGACGCCCACCATCGCCAGGGCCAGGCCGAGTCCCAGCCCGCTCAGGCCGCGCAGCACGTCACCGGTCACGACGGCCGAGGTGGCGAGGAAGGCCAGCACACTCAGTGCGAAGTACTCCGGCGGGCCGAATCCGACGGCGAGCTCGACCATCAGCGGCGAGAAGAACACCACGAGCGTGACGGCCACGATGCTCGACAGGAAGGATCCGAGCACGGCGGTGGCCAGCGCCTGCGGCGCCCTGCGGTTCCTGGCCATCAGGAACCCCTCGAACGCCGTGGCCATCGAGGAGCTCTGCCCCGGCGTGTTCAACAGGATGGCGGTGGTGGCACCGCCGAACTGGCCTCCGAAGTAGACCCCGGCGAACATGATGAAGGCCCCGGTAGGGTCCAGGCGGAAGGTGACCGGCACCAGCAGCGCGATCGCCATGGCGGTGCCGAGCCCGGGCAGCACGCCCACGACTGTCCCCAGCACCACACCGGCCAGGCACAGCAGCAGGTTGACCGGGGTGAGGGCGGCGCCGAAGCCGTCCAGCAGCAACGACAGCGTTTCCATCACAGCACCTCCAGCAGCAGTCCGGAGGGCAACGACAGCCCCAGCCCGGCGGAGAAGGCCAGCTGCACGGCCGAGGACACGATCACCGAGATCCCCAGGTCACGCAGTCTGTGCTCGCTGCCCAGCGCGCAGGAGACGCCCCAGAACAACAGCGCCCCCGCCACGATCCACCCGGCGGTGCGCAGCAGTGCCAGGTGAACCACCAGGCTCGCCGCGGTCAGCAGCAACGGTTTCCGGTCGCTGCCCGAGTGGGTGGCCCCGGGGTGTTCCTCGCTCGCCGCGTCGACCGTCCGGGTGCGGTGCCCGGCGAGTGTCGCCCGCACGGCCAGCGATATCCCCAGCGCCACCAGCAGCGTGCCCACCACGGTGGGGAAGAAGCGGGGGCCCAGGAAGCTCACCGAGGACGGCACGTCCATGGCGGCGGTCCGGACCAGCAGGAAACCGCCGATGGCGCCGACCAGCACTCCCACGAGCAGTTCACTGCTCCCGGTCCGGAACGAGGTGGAACCGCCCTCGTCATCTCGTTGCCGCGATGCGGTTCGTCGTACGAACGTGGTCATGACAGGCCCAGCTCCTCGCTGATTCTCTTGATGCGCGCCGTCTCGGACTCGAGGAAGCTCCGGAACTCGGCTCCGGTCTGGAAGGTGTCCTCCCAACCGTTGCGCTCCACGGCACCGCGCCACTGCTCGGTGTCGTGCACCCGCGTGACGATCTCCTCCAGCTCCGCGCGCTGTTCGACGGACAACCCGGGTGGGGCCACCACACCGCGCCAGTTCGCCAGCGTGGCGTCCACGCCCTGCTCGACGAAGGTCGGAACGTCGACCCCGTCGAGTGGTTCCTCGGCGGAGACGCCGAGCGCGCGCAGTTCGCCCGCCGCTATCTGCCCGGCGAACTCCGCGTAGCTGGAGACTCCGACGTCGAGACCACCGTCGAGCAGGCCGGTGACGACCTCACCGCCGCCCGAATAGGCGATGTAGTTGAGTTCGGAGGTCGGAACTCCGGCGGCGCGCGACAGCATCCCGGCGAACAGGTGATCGGTACCGCCCGCGGAACCACCGCCGAGCGCGACCGAACGCGGGGCCCGCCGCCAGGCGGACATGAGGTCCTCCACCGTCCGGAACGGCGAGTCCTTCGGCACCACCACGACCTCGTAGTCGTCCGCCAACCGCGCGATCGGGGTGACGTCGTCCAGCGTCGTCCGGGAGTCGGTGGTCTGGATGGCGCCGGTCATCACGGCCCCGCTCATCATCAGCTTGTTGCCGCTGCCGGACTGGTTCGCCAGCCGGGACAGCCCGATGGTGCCGCCCGCTCCCGGCACGTTGAGCACCTCGGTCGTCCGTGAGAGACCGTGCGCGTCGACGGAGCTCTGGATCTCCCTGGCCACGGTGTCCCAGCCACCGCCGGGATCGGCGGGTGCGATCAACCGCAGTTTGTCCCGGGGGCCGGTTCCGCCGGAGGCTTTCGTGTGGGCGTCGGCCAGCCCGGCCCCCACGACGACCACACCCAGGACCGCGGCGGTCAGGCGGAGGATCAGTCGTCCTGTCATGGTCCTTTCCTGCGAGAGTCCGGATTCTTCGACACGACTCCCAACCCGCTGGTCCCCGGTTCGGGCCACGGAGCCGGTGGAGGCGTTCGCCGCGACGTCATGAGGTGAACAGCACGTTGCGAGTCGTGGATCACAGGGTGTGGGCCTCCCCGGTTCGTGGGGAATGTGGTGTTCATAAACGCAGTACTGGTCGTTGTGGTCACGGCGTTCGCGGGGTTGTCGCAGCGCACCTCGGCACTGTGGTTTCCGGGGACGTCGCGCTGCCGTTACGGTCGGACGGTCGTCGACCGTGGGAGGGATGGACGTCATCGCCGAGGGCAACACCACGCGGAACCGCGGACCGGCGCGCCGCTGGCCGCTGGCAGGGCAGTTCTTCGCGCTGCAGCTGGTGCTCGTCGTACTCGCGCTCGTCGCCAGCGGGCTGTTCTGGTGGCGGAACACCCGTGCCGAGCTCGACGAGCAATACGCGCAGCGCGTGCTGGCGATCGCCGAGTCGGTGGCCACGCTGCGCACGGTGCGCGAGGCCTTCGACGACCCGAAACCGGAGAACACCATCGCGCCGCTGGCCGAGCGGATACGCCGCGCCACCGGCGCCTCGTTCATCGTCGTCGCCAACAGGCGGCAGATCCGCTACTCACACCCCGACCCGGAGCGCATCGGTCACCGGTTGTCCACCGACGCCGCCCCGGCACTGGCGGGCGACGTCTGGACCGGGGTCCAGACCGGCACCACCGGGCGCTCCATGCGCGCCAAGGTGCCAGTGCTCGACGAGGCGGGGAAGGTCATCGGCGTCGTCTCCGTCGGGGTGCCCGTCGCCACGGTCAGCCAGGAAGTGGCCCAGAGCCTTCCCGAGCTGATGGGAACCGTGCTGACCCTGGTGGTGCTGGGTTCGCTCGGCACCTACCTCGTCTTCCGGCGGATGCGCAGGCAGACCTTCGGCATGGCCGCCGACGAGATCGGCAGGTTGGTCGAGCACCGGGTGGCCATGCTGCACGCGCTCAAGGAGGGCGTGGTGGCCTTCGACCCGTCGGGAAGGATCACCCTGGTCAACGACGAGGCCCACCGGCTGCTCGGCCTGCCGCCGGACGCGGAGGGGAGGTACCTCGACGAGCTCGAACTGCCGGAACGGTTGCACGAGGTGCTGGCGGGCCAGGCCGACGGCACCGACCAGATCGTGCTGCGGCGGGGACGGGTGCTGGCGCTGAACCGGATGCCGATCCGGCCGGACAGCACCGAGGGCGGTTCGGTGGTGACCCTGCGCGACCGAACCCAGCTCGACCAACTCGCCCAGGAACTCGACGGCGCGCGCACCACCACCGACGCCCTGCGCGCCCAGGCGCACGAGTTCTCCAACCGGATACACACCATCGCCGGGCTGCTGGAACTCGGCGAGTACGAGCAGGCACGTACCTTCGTCGACGAGCTCAGCGCCTCGCACGGGCGGTTCACCGAGGACCTCACCACCCGGGTGCGCGACGCCGCCGTCGCCGCACTGCTGCTGGCCAAGTCCGCCGCGGCCACCGAACGGGGCGCCGAGTTCGTGCTCGGCACCGACACCGGCCTCGACGCGCTGCCGTCCACCACCGCCAGGGACGACCTGATCCTGGTGGTCGGCAATCTCAT
The nucleotide sequence above comes from Actinopolyspora erythraea. Encoded proteins:
- a CDS encoding IclR family transcriptional regulator, yielding MSRSVESTRVEDIPATNAHDGSLCRALRLMRELSLRPAGVGVSELSRRLDIPKPSVYRMLRTMRRLRFVREVEHVYFPGEELRSLARALTARADSRVLREVLTPVMVDLHREAGLPVKLTVLRGHDVVVLQAVHGVRAGERPEVGRRMPAHSGAGGRVLLAFAAGEGHQVEHAVSGGHLDTAPPDRFDEIRRSGVSVERPRPGWTELAAPVFDHLRRPVAALVVSGPTRAVNVSDATMALRRAAFEAARLLPAGSELPG
- a CDS encoding triose-phosphate isomerase family protein, which gives rise to MPRTEHLTTERHARTTEPADAPPPPRLVCVSAKAHLGLERTERWIDSIRRDVEPELRHLLSMLVPFPLLGSTATKLGASCGAQNLWPESGAYTGEVPASMLAEAGCRYCMVGHSERRALFGEDDHSTARRASAATAAGIVPIACIGEDERTTPSSAAARSREQAAAVLRAVPSEAPVAFLYEPRWAIGADSGADPAHVGTVLHELRRLSADRSGATRLLYGGAVFPGTFRAMRDEAPLDGLGVGRSGRDTAVLREILREVAGCS
- a CDS encoding SIS domain-containing protein; this translates as MTERGLARLPELLRRSGEEVLTKISEIDARPVAGIVEILAGAKRVFVLGAGRSRLVAEAFGMRLSQLGVTCHVVGSSTAPAIEAGDVLVCCSRSGNTGTVVLLTEKAVDVGATVVAVTGDGTSRLGELADHLIPVEQDAARSTDEGALFAGSAFEETAFLLFDCVTNALAGELDVDSESAARRHANLE
- a CDS encoding orotidine 5'-phosphate decarboxylase / HUMPS family protein — its product is MFTQNRSENPPASEGTLPRTKPLLQVAFDFVDASEATRILAEIAPVIDIAEVGTSMLKTEGVGVIERFRRTVPETLVLADAKTMDDADYETRLVLEAGADMTTVCATAADTTISRAVARAHQYRGKVVCDLVGTRATRRRLRRLSELGADYVGIHNGLDERADNEDLSTQLAVCEAMGIRDVQLSGGITPESVRELRAGTPSIVVVGGYVLGSPEPRDAVERIRQALAGRFPGESS
- a CDS encoding ribonucleoside-diphosphate reductase subunit alpha, whose protein sequence is MAQASTDVVSDTPDVRVSGPDGELERLNWDRVSTVVEQACAGLPDVSPGSVLREVRRDLYDGISPDELATALIMAARTLVEAEPNYSSVAARLLLDDLRREALSLLAGGRREADQEQMRHRYPEYFARYVRHGVEIGQLDPRLGEFDLTELGAALRPERDTLFDFLGLRTLYDRYLLHDGGARYELPQAFFMRVAMGLALHEDARDRRAVEFYELLSGMDFMCSTPTLFNAGTTRPQLSSCFLTTVDDDLHGIFHAIGNNAKLSKYAGGLGNDWTPVRGIGAHINGTNGQSQGVVPFLKIANDTAVAVNQGGKRKGAVCAYLETWHIDIEEFLDLRKNTGDDRRRTHDMNTANWVPDEFLRRVEADESWTLFSPDEVGDLHELYGAEFAERYREYERAAERGEVKVHRRVAAVDLWRRMLTMLFETGHPWITFKDPCNLRSPQQHAGVVHSSNLCTEITLNTDRDEVAVCNLGSINLAKHVTADGIDHGRLERTTRTAVRMLDNVIDINFYTIPEARDSNLRHRPVGLGIMGLTDALFRRRIPMASQRAVEFADRGMEEISYHAISASVELAAERGRYDSFEGSLWSRGVLPLDSLELLRRERGGDVELSTSSTLDWDSLRERVRRVGMRNSNVMAIAPTATISNICGVGQSIEPLYRNLYVKSNMSGDFTVINPHLVADLKRAGLWDRRMVDELKYFDGALGPIERIPQELKELYATAFEIDSDWLIEAAARRQKWIDQAQSLNLYLARPSGRELDRQYRSAWRKGLKTTYYLRSSSASDVEKSTLRGTDGKLNAVSPTAVPAGRATDGAACAAEDPECEVCQ
- a CDS encoding ribonucleotide-diphosphate reductase subunit beta, which codes for MTPLNVPDAAVNPDTSGLGEIDRSGARVDAADKAMINSRADVNQLLPLKYGWAWDKYLAGCNNHWMPTEVSMQADIALWKSPDGLTDDERLMLKRNLGFFATAESLVANNVVLAVYRHITNPECRQYLLRQAFEEAVHTHTFQYVCESLGLDEGELFNMYREVPSIADKDSWALGYTRNLENPDFATGTPEADQAFLRDLVAFYVIFEGMWFYTGFAQILSLGRRNKMVGIAEQYQYILRDESIHLNFGIDCINQIKLENPWLWTTEFQEEVRTMLTEACELEVAYGRETMPRGMLGLNVELCAEYMHFITNRRCAQLGLEPVFAETENPFPWMSEAVDLKKEKNFFETRVTEYQSGAALEWD
- a CDS encoding HNH endonuclease family protein translates to MRRLAIALTTTLSTVTLVLASAGTAAAYPPDPPGAATARQQLSELAVRAEGSMSGYDRDRFPHWSNRTGTCDTRETVLKRDGSGVSVGPDCYPDSGSWYSVYDQRWVSDPSEVHIDHVVPLAESWRSGTAGWSDAKREDFANDLSTQQLIAVSGTSNMAKSDDDPAAWQPSNTGYHCVYARGWINVKHVWGLSVDSAEKNALSGMLDDC